One segment of Acropora muricata isolate sample 2 chromosome 8, ASM3666990v1, whole genome shotgun sequence DNA contains the following:
- the LOC136926834 gene encoding uncharacterized protein, which yields MQKRLIEDLMELGAHIEFLAAACQNLENEVEAIDKTHPLEAKPENPVKMCLPSGPVDLQEQRKSLKEDICKQKRQLRISNIKLDAMNKALSQLLKKKDELQRRNCRDELLLAASKQNLLAFRDQRIKMASPLDTWTARSLPNLHATHFPDAMQAKCREKAKNFLQ from the exons ATGCAGAA ACGGCTTATCGAGGATTTAATGGAATTAGGAGCCCACATTGAATTCCTGGCGGCAGCATGCCAGAATTTGGAAAATGA GGTAGAGGCTATAGATAAAACCCATCCTCTTGAAGCCAAACCAGAAAATCCGGTCAAAATGTGTTTACCTAGTGGACCAGTTGATTTACaggaacaaagaaaatcattgaAAGAGGACATTTGTAAACAGAAAAGGCAACTTCGTATTTCAAATATTAAGCTCGATGCAATGAACAAGGCTCTGAG CCAACTATTGAAGAAGAAAGATGAGCTTCAAAGAAGGAATTGTAGAGATGAATTGTTGCTTGCTGCTTCAAAACAAAACCTCCTGGCATTTCGCGACCAAAGGATAAAAATGGCAAGTCCGCTGGATACTTGGACTGCGCGCTCACTTCCGAATCTTCACGCGACACATTTTCCCGATGCAATGCAAGCGAAATGCCGAGAAAAAGCAAAGAATTTCCTTCAGTGA